In the genome of Halostella limicola, one region contains:
- a CDS encoding DJ-1/PfpI family protein, whose amino-acid sequence MRDVSILLFDGFDELDAIAPYEVFSMADEMEGAFDVSYVSCEVVDTVTASHGTKLVVDSVLDDPDLLIVPGGGWNDGGGVRREVDDGLVPDEIAKCHEAGATVASVCTGAMLLTAAGLLDDRPATTHHAARADLREYATLQEARVVDTGGVITAGGITSGIDLSLWLVERFRDYELSTEVASELEHDRSDDIVQVEIER is encoded by the coding sequence ATGCGCGACGTCTCGATCCTCCTGTTCGACGGCTTCGACGAGCTCGACGCCATCGCCCCCTACGAGGTGTTCTCCATGGCCGACGAGATGGAGGGCGCGTTCGACGTCTCCTACGTCAGCTGCGAGGTGGTCGACACGGTCACCGCGAGCCACGGTACGAAGCTCGTCGTCGACAGCGTCCTCGACGACCCCGACCTCCTGATCGTCCCCGGCGGCGGCTGGAACGACGGCGGCGGCGTCCGCCGGGAGGTCGACGATGGGCTGGTGCCCGACGAGATAGCGAAGTGCCACGAGGCGGGCGCGACCGTCGCCTCCGTCTGCACCGGCGCGATGCTGCTCACCGCCGCCGGCCTGCTCGACGACCGCCCGGCGACGACCCACCACGCCGCGCGGGCCGACCTCCGCGAGTACGCGACGCTTCAGGAGGCCCGCGTCGTCGACACGGGCGGCGTGATCACGGCGGGCGGCATCACCTCCGGCATCGACCTCTCGCTGTGGCTCGTCGAGCGGTTCCGCGACTACGAGCTCTCGACGGAGGTGGCCAGCGAACTCGAACACGACCGGAGCGACGACATCGTTCAGGTCGAGATCGAACGCTGA
- the menE gene encoding o-succinylbenzoate--CoA ligase, giving the protein MTRRCRDPVSLQAGSAPEETAVVVHETGESLTYAELDRAVGETAGRLAALGVREGDRVGVLLHSRLAFVRLVHAAARLGATLVPLNVRLTPAELSSQVERAEPALLVCEADIEAAAVEVAGETPVASVDPPSSDGAGAVVALSAADPEPVTPVERALGVPQCILYTSGTTGRPKAVVLTVGNLLASAAASAFRLGVLPDDRWLDPLPMYHMGGLAPVLRSAIYGTTVVLQRDFDAAETAAALAAHDATGTSLVPTMLRRMLDARDGAGLADSLRFVLLGGAPAPDELVERCADAGVPVCPTYGMTETASQIATARPAEAVEHLGTVGRPLSVTDVTVVGEDGEERAPGEPGELVVDGPTVTPGYDGDPDATADAFGERGLHTGDVGYVDDGGRLYVLNRRSDRIVTGGENVDPGEVADALREHPAVRDAAVVGLDDPEWGERVAALLVGDVDEPAIDDHLDGRLAPYKRPKTVGIADALPRTASGTVDREAVRERLRDD; this is encoded by the coding sequence ATGACCCGACGCTGTCGCGATCCGGTGTCGCTGCAGGCCGGGAGCGCCCCCGAGGAGACCGCGGTCGTCGTCCACGAGACCGGCGAGTCGCTCACCTACGCCGAGCTGGACCGCGCCGTCGGCGAGACGGCCGGCCGGCTCGCCGCGCTGGGCGTCCGCGAGGGCGACCGCGTCGGCGTCCTGCTGCACTCCCGGCTGGCGTTCGTCCGCCTCGTCCACGCAGCGGCGCGCCTCGGCGCGACGCTCGTCCCGCTGAACGTCCGGCTTACGCCGGCCGAACTGTCGTCGCAGGTCGAGCGCGCGGAGCCGGCGCTGCTGGTCTGCGAGGCCGACATCGAGGCCGCCGCGGTCGAGGTCGCCGGCGAGACGCCCGTCGCCTCGGTCGACCCGCCGTCGAGCGACGGCGCGGGGGCCGTCGTCGCGCTCTCGGCCGCCGACCCCGAACCGGTGACGCCGGTCGAGCGCGCGCTCGGCGTCCCACAGTGCATCCTCTACACGTCGGGGACGACCGGCCGACCGAAGGCGGTCGTCCTGACCGTCGGGAACCTGCTCGCGAGCGCGGCGGCGTCGGCGTTCCGCCTCGGCGTCCTCCCCGACGACCGCTGGCTCGACCCGCTCCCGATGTACCACATGGGCGGGCTGGCGCCCGTCCTGCGCTCGGCGATCTACGGGACGACCGTCGTCCTCCAGCGCGACTTCGACGCCGCCGAGACGGCGGCCGCGCTCGCCGCGCACGACGCGACGGGCACGTCGCTCGTGCCGACGATGCTCCGCCGGATGCTGGACGCGCGCGACGGTGCCGGCCTCGCCGACTCGCTCCGGTTCGTCCTGCTCGGCGGCGCGCCCGCGCCGGACGAACTGGTCGAGCGCTGCGCCGACGCCGGGGTCCCGGTCTGTCCGACCTACGGCATGACCGAGACGGCCTCGCAGATCGCGACGGCCCGGCCCGCGGAGGCGGTCGAACACCTCGGCACGGTCGGCCGCCCGCTCTCGGTCACCGACGTGACGGTCGTCGGCGAGGACGGCGAGGAGCGCGCGCCGGGCGAGCCGGGCGAACTCGTCGTCGACGGGCCGACGGTGACGCCGGGCTACGACGGCGACCCCGACGCCACGGCCGACGCCTTCGGCGAGCGCGGCCTGCACACCGGCGACGTGGGCTACGTTGACGACGGCGGTCGCCTGTACGTCCTGAACCGGCGATCGGACCGGATCGTGACGGGCGGCGAGAACGTCGACCCCGGCGAGGTGGCCGACGCGCTCCGCGAGCACCCCGCCGTCCGCGACGCCGCGGTGGTCGGCCTCGACGACCCCGAGTGGGGGGAGCGCGTCGCGGCGCTTCTCGTCGGCGACGTCGACGAGCCCGCGATTGACGACCACCTCGACGGCCGCCTCGCGCCGTACAAGCGCCCGAAGACGGTCGGCATCGCGGACGCGCTCCCCCGGACGGCCTCGGGGACGGTCGACCGGGAGGCCGTCCGGGAGCGCCTCCGCGACGACTGA
- the menC gene encoding o-succinylbenzoate synthase, which translates to MRLERREFAVPLSRPLGTARGEITAREGILVRIRDGGRHGVGEAAPLPGWTESLAACREALSRAARALPQGPDAALDAVGRDRPAARHAVSLALADLRAARAGVPLYRYLGGEAAVTTVPVNATVGDAPPAETARRASDAVADGFDCVKVKVGARPVDADLRRLRSVRDAVGPGVELRADANGAWTPAQAERAFDAFADLGVAFVEQPLPADDLDGHAALRRGPVGVAVDEGVGAHGVDAVLDAGAADVLVLKPMALGGVDRARDAALRARRAGVTPVVTTTVDAVVARTAAVHLAASLPGLPACGLATAERLAEDLTADPAPVRDGAIHVPQLPGNGTTGAWER; encoded by the coding sequence ATGCGACTGGAGCGACGGGAGTTCGCCGTCCCGCTCTCGCGCCCGCTCGGCACCGCCCGCGGCGAGATCACCGCCCGGGAGGGGATCCTCGTCCGGATCCGCGACGGCGGCCGCCACGGCGTCGGCGAAGCCGCGCCGCTACCGGGGTGGACCGAGTCGCTCGCCGCCTGCCGGGAGGCGCTCTCGCGCGCCGCGCGGGCGCTCCCCCAGGGACCGGACGCCGCGCTCGACGCCGTCGGCCGCGACCGCCCCGCGGCGCGCCACGCGGTCTCGCTCGCGCTGGCCGACCTGCGCGCCGCCCGCGCCGGCGTCCCGCTGTACCGCTACCTCGGCGGCGAGGCCGCAGTGACCACCGTCCCGGTGAACGCGACCGTCGGCGACGCGCCGCCGGCCGAGACCGCCCGGCGGGCGAGCGACGCCGTCGCTGACGGCTTCGACTGCGTGAAGGTGAAGGTCGGAGCGCGGCCGGTCGACGCGGACCTCCGTCGGCTCCGATCGGTCCGGGACGCGGTGGGGCCCGGCGTCGAGCTCCGGGCGGACGCGAACGGCGCGTGGACGCCGGCGCAGGCCGAGCGGGCGTTCGACGCGTTCGCCGATCTCGGCGTCGCCTTCGTCGAACAGCCGCTTCCGGCCGACGACCTCGACGGCCACGCGGCGCTCCGGCGCGGCCCCGTCGGCGTCGCCGTTGACGAGGGGGTCGGGGCTCACGGCGTCGACGCCGTGCTCGACGCCGGCGCGGCGGACGTGCTCGTGCTCAAACCGATGGCGTTGGGCGGGGTCGACCGGGCGCGGGACGCCGCGCTCCGGGCGCGCCGGGCGGGGGTGACGCCGGTGGTCACGACGACCGTCGACGCCGTCGTCGCCCGCACCGCGGCTGTCCACCTCGCGGCGTCGCTCCCGGGGCTGCCGGCCTGCGGCCTCGCGACGGCGGAGCGACTCGCCGAAGACCTCACCGCGGACCCCGCACCGGTGCGCGACGGGGCGATCCACGTCCCGCAACTACCCGGAAACGGAACCACGGGGGCGTGGGAGCGATGA
- a CDS encoding 1,4-dihydroxy-2-naphthoate polyprenyltransferase, whose product MTEVANAADVSRTKAWLMAARPQTMPAAAAPVLVGTGLAVRDGVFAPLPALVAFIGAALIQIGTNFANDYYDAVKGADTEDREGFTRVTQSGIIAPREVKRATAVTFGLAVLSGTYLVYVGGLPILVIGLLSVASGIAYTGGPYPLGYHGLGDLFVFVFFGVVAVTGTYYVQAAQVLADPLATAVPPGTLTATALLASLPVAGVSTAILVVNNVRDMETDAETGKTTLAVLLGYRWSRVEYVALLALAYAVPVRFWLTDFGPSVLLPLLTLPYAALVARTVCTERSGEALNPALERTGKLLAGFSALFALGLVV is encoded by the coding sequence ATGACGGAAGTCGCCAACGCCGCGGACGTCTCCCGGACGAAGGCGTGGCTGATGGCCGCGCGGCCCCAGACGATGCCCGCGGCCGCCGCGCCGGTTCTCGTCGGGACGGGACTGGCCGTCCGGGACGGCGTGTTCGCGCCGCTGCCGGCGCTTGTCGCCTTTATCGGCGCGGCGCTCATCCAGATCGGGACGAACTTCGCGAACGACTACTACGACGCGGTCAAGGGCGCGGACACGGAGGACCGCGAGGGGTTCACCCGCGTCACCCAGTCCGGCATCATCGCGCCCAGGGAGGTCAAGCGGGCGACGGCGGTCACCTTCGGCCTCGCCGTCCTCTCCGGCACCTACCTCGTCTACGTGGGCGGCCTCCCCATCCTGGTGATCGGTCTGCTGTCGGTCGCGAGCGGCATCGCGTACACCGGCGGGCCGTACCCCCTCGGCTACCACGGCCTCGGCGACCTCTTCGTGTTCGTCTTCTTCGGCGTCGTCGCGGTGACGGGCACCTACTACGTGCAGGCCGCGCAGGTGCTCGCCGACCCGCTCGCGACCGCCGTCCCGCCGGGGACGCTGACGGCGACCGCGCTGCTCGCCAGCCTCCCCGTCGCGGGCGTCTCGACGGCCATCCTCGTCGTGAACAACGTCCGGGACATGGAGACCGACGCGGAGACCGGCAAGACGACGCTCGCGGTCCTGCTCGGCTACCGCTGGAGCCGCGTCGAGTACGTCGCCCTGCTGGCGCTCGCGTACGCCGTTCCCGTCCGGTTCTGGCTGACCGACTTCGGCCCGAGCGTGCTCCTGCCGCTGCTGACGCTGCCGTACGCCGCGCTGGTGGCCCGGACGGTCTGCACGGAGCGCTCGGGCGAGGCGCTGAACCCCGCGCTGGAGCGGACCGGGAAACTGCTCGCCGGGTTCTCGGCGCTGTTCGCGCTGGGTCTGGTGGTCTGA